One window of the Anolis sagrei isolate rAnoSag1 chromosome 5, rAnoSag1.mat, whole genome shotgun sequence genome contains the following:
- the NOPCHAP1 gene encoding NOP protein chaperone 1, with protein sequence MACKEGSVPLKVSQDLLSVGSRGGIHKRLLLNSNHAKKKATSLQTARLPRSNILDRVQTFLPQMASANDKLRKQMDSTSIEEFDIEHLDPSTENVIEMNVALVELDGSDTEEEDSNSEEESECEDSSVCDEVTVDNIKLPKSKSEGRIEILDSKSAE encoded by the exons aTGGCGTGCAAAGAAGGCAGCGTGCCACTGAAGGTGTCCCAAGACCTCCTTTCTGTGGGGAGCCGAGGAG GTATTCATAAGAGACTGCTGCTCAATTCAAATCATGCTAAAAAGAAAGCCACAAGCTTACAGACAGCCAGACTGCCAAGGAGCAATA ttttggatagagTCCAGACCTTTCTACCACAGATGGCCAGTGCAAATGACAAGCTAAGGAAACAAATGGACAGCACATCCATTGAAGAGTTTGATATTGAACACCTAGATCCTTCTACTGAAAATGTAATTGAAATG AATGTGGCtttggttgaactggatggttctGATACAGAAGAAGAAGATTCAAATTCAGAGGAGGAGTCTGAATGCGAGGACAGCTCCGTCTGTGATGAAGTGACTGTAGACAACATCAAGCTCCCAAAATCAAAAAGTGAAGGCAGAATAGAAATCTTGGACAGTAAAAGTGCGGAATAG